From a single Micromonas commoda chromosome 5, complete sequence genomic region:
- a CDS encoding predicted protein translates to MASASSALPRRIIKETQRLLSEPAPGISAQPQEDNLRHFSVMIRGPQDSPYEGGVFELELFLPEEYPMAAPKVRFLTKIYHPNIDTLGRICLDILKDKWSPALQIRTVLLSIQALLSAPNPDDPLSEKIAKAWKVDEAEALKTAKEWTQRFAIKN, encoded by the exons ATGGCTtccgcctccagcgcgctcccgcgccgcatCATCAAG GAAACCCAGCGGCTCCTgtccgagcccgcgcccggcatCAGCGCTCAGCCCCAGGAGGATAACCTGAGGCACTTCTCGGTGATGATCCGGGGTCCGCAGGATTCGCCGTACGAGGGGGGCGTGTTCGAGCTGGAGCTCTTCCTCCCCGAGGAGTacccgatggcggcgcccaAGGTTCGCTTCCTGACGAAGATCTACCACCCGAACATAGACACCCTCGGCCGCATCTGCCTGGACATCCTCAAGGACAAGTGGTCCCCGGCGCTGCAGATTCGCACCGTGCTGCTGTCCATCCAGGCGCTCCTCTCGGCGCCCAACCCGGACGATCCCCTGTCCGAGAAGATCGCCAAGGCTTGGAaggtcgacgaggcggaggcgctcaagaCGGCGAAGGAGTGGACGCAGAGGTTCGCCATCAAGAACTGA
- a CDS encoding predicted protein, translated as MATLTGSAGNAPQRFASLSGIRRSGSGFEMDDTTAPLYSNKTSREGFAHWTTSHLPPRKRLGDGKRRFETNLPYGEFAEVPEVHVDPLDTPEKPERNPFWEQIFQRAQKRSPSPRKRKDKKGQISYKGFRPSFNFPKALGPKRVGRFLGQKVGQVGQLGRRLFRPPLHLLQFAAVLILNVTYSVTYNIGVETFGGLPGHVRQLAKWLWGASERKGEDPHEHLKSKLFPEGVPLSPGKIKQKMQDGLHGLGKNSRKLTGMVVGGMRRTCSGFQSQESQNEQRRVDFFVKEGRRCNSMCDSAGAVENFRQAVAIRPSDPDLLVCLSKSLSDRVFTEDVFHNHPLARAISKEAAEISERAIELNPKCAEAHLCLGAALGRLSMWSDNREKVELSGTIKERCEEAIRLDPTSDLALHVLGRYQHQMANLGRIVRALVRVMYGGKLEPGTLEEAEALFRRAVEIAPKRLIHRVELGKLLLDMQRKEEAHDQLVLAMTLPREDINSEHERRDAAELLKKHWGEKVVIPTFTDPPPTPPPRLSSVSRRSSFDTSGRRSFDDVRENPFLTRAAQQAAAA; from the exons ATGGCGACGCTGACTGGGAGCGCGGGCAACGCGCCGCAGCGCTTCGCCTCGCTCAGCGGCATCCGCCGAAGTGGCAGTGGATTTGAGATGGACG acaccaccgcgccgctgTACAGCAACAAgacgtcgcgcgagggttTCGCGCACTGGACCACCTCGCACCTCCCTCCGAGGAAGAGACTCGGGGACGGGAAGCGCCGGTTCGAGACCAACCTGCCGTACGGGGAGTTCGCCGAGGTTCCCGAGGTGCACGTCGATCCGCTTGACACGCCCGAGAAGCCCGAGAGGAATCCATTCTGGGAGCAGATCTTCCAGCGTGCGCAGAAGAggtcgccgagcccgcggaaACGCAAGGATAAGAAGGGACAGATCTCGTACAAGGGCTTCAGGCCCAGCTTCAACTTCCCGAAGGCGCTCGGGCCCAAGCGCGTGGGACGGTTCCTGGGCCAAAAGGTTGGGCAGGTTGGGCAGCTCGGCCGACGGCTCTTCCGGCCCCCGCTTCACCTGCTGcagttcgcggcggtgctcatCCTCAATGTCACCTACTCGGTCACGTACAACATCGGCGTTGAAACGTTCGGCGGGCTGCCGGGGCACGTCAGACAGCTGGCGAAGTGGCTCTGGGGCGCCTCGGAGAGGAAAGGGGAGGACCCGCACGAGCACCTCAAGAGTAAGCTGTTTCCAGAGGGGGTCCCGCTCTCGCCCGGAAAAATCAAGCAGAAGATGCAGGACGGCTTGCACGGGCTGGGGAAAAACTCGCGGAAGCTAACCGGCATGGTGGTGGGCGGTATGCGACGCACGTGCAGCGGGTTCCAGTCGCAGGAGTCTCAGAACGAGCAGCGACGGGTGGACTTTTTCGTGAAGGAGGGGCGACGGTGTAACTCGATGTGCgactccgccggcgccgtggagaACTTTCGACAGGCGGTCGCCATACGGCCGTCGGATCCCGACCTGCTCGTGTGCCTGTCCAAATCCCTCTCCGATCGGGTGTTCACGGAGGATGTCTTTCACAATCACCCGCTGGCGAGGGCCATCTcgaaggaggctgccgagatCAGCGAGCGTGCCATCGAGCTCAACCCGAAGTGTGCCGAGGCGCACCTGTgcctgggcgcggcgctcggtcGGCTGTCCATGTGGAGCGACAACCGCGAGAAGGTCGAGCTGTCGGGGACCATCAAGGAGCGGTGCGAGGAGGCCATCCGGCTGGATCCCACCTCGGACCTGGCGCTTCACGTGCTGGGGAGGTACCAGCACCAGATGGCCAACCTGGGACGGATCGTGCGAGCGCTGGTGCGGGTCATGTACGGGGGCAAGCTCGAGCCCGGAacgctcgaggaggctgaggcaTTGTTCAGGCGGGCCGTCGAGATTGCGCCCAAGCGCCTGATTCACAGGGTTGAGCTGGGTAAGCTGCTGCTGGACATGCAGCGCAAGGAAGAGGCGCACGACCAGCTCGTGCTCGCAATGACGTTGCCCAGGGAGGACATCAACTCGGAGCACGagcggagggacgcggccgagCTCCTCAAAAAGCACTGGGGGGAGAAGGTCGTGATTCCGACGTTTACGgatcctcctccgacgccgccgccgaggctgagcagTGTCTCCCGCAGGAGCTCGTTTGACACAAGCGGCCGCAGGAGCTTTGACGACGTCAGGGAGAATCCCTTCCTGACCAGGGCCGCGCAgcaggctgccgcggccTGA
- a CDS encoding predicted protein produces the protein MENMAEVDPYRVLGIDPKPNLTDAEIKKAYRKLALKLHPDKRKDSERERAQQEFDQLQKAYDILLDPEARAALENLAKARQATRQRHESQDAKRRKMREDLERRERAAERGRNEEEEAKDRLQQELARLRKTFATRRKGYDAEATKGTGADANGRSAHGDGAQKGEDKKATAVDVPEHMYRTLKVVWRKDISDYAASGLREIFDAFGTVEDVVIRDGKRRKGSALVVFADAAQAERAGRAQCGDAANPLLAVRAATEPRGPAFGCSGMDTRPQTATKRPTPAPEPAAKFKPAEPLFPGAANKPLFPGAANAGGGALFPGGAGRTSLFPGGVAAASGGGAGGLFPGGGGGVGAAVGVGGGDYESVVLDKMRRAQERARIIAQMEAEDAAAEEEEAGS, from the coding sequence ATGGAGAACATGGCAGAGGTTGACCCGTACAGGGTCCTGGGCATAGATCCCAAGCCCAACCTGACCGATGCCGAGATCAAGAAGGCGTATCGAAAGTTGGCCCTGAAGCTGCACCCCGACAAGCGTAAGGACTCggagcgggagcgcgcgcagcAAGAGTTCGACCAGCTTCAGAAGGCGTACGACATCCTGCTGGATCCtgaggcgagggcggctcTGGAGAACCTCGCGAAGGCGAGGCAGGCGACGAGGCAACGGCACGAGTCGCAGGATGCCAAGCGGCGGAAGATGAGGGAGGAtctcgagcggcgggagcgggcggcggagcgcgggaggaacgaggaggaggaggccaaggatCGGCTGCAgcaggagctcgcgaggctccGCAAGACTTTCGCAACGCGAAGAAAGGggtacgacgccgaggcgacgaagggcaccggcgccgacgccaacgggaggagcgcgcacGGAGACGGTGCACAAAAAGGCGAGGACAAAAAAGCCACCGCAGTCGACGTCCCCGAGCACATGTACCGGACCCTCAAGGTGGTGTGGCGCAAGGACATCTCGGActacgccgcgtccgggctCAGGGAGATATTCGACGCCTTCGGGACGGTGGAGGACGTGGTGATCAGGGACGGAAAGAGACGAAAGGGAAGCGCCCTCGTggtcttcgccgacgcggcgcaggcggagcgcgccggtAGGGCGCagtgcggcgacgccgccaacccTTTGCtcgcggtccgcgccgcgacggagccccGGGGGCCCGCGTTTGGGTGCAGCGGGATGGATACCAGGCCGCAGACCGCGACGAAACGGCCGACCCCAGCCCCGGAACCCGCCGCGAAATTCAAGCCGGCTGAGCCCCTCTTCCCCGGAGCCGCCAACAAGCCCCTCTTCCCCGGAgccgccaacgccggcggcggcgccctgtttccggggggggcggggaggacgtcgcTGTTTCCGGGGggagtcgcggcggcgagcggcggaggggCGGGAGGGCTGTTCCcgggaggcgggggaggagtcggggcggccgtcggcgtcggcggcggagattaCGAGAGCGTGGTGCTGGACAAGATGCGGAGAGCGCAGGAACGCGCGAGGATCATCGCCCagatggaggcggaggacgcggcggcggaggaggaggaggccgggTCGTAG
- a CDS encoding Drug/Metabolite transporter superfamily (nucleotide-sugar), translated as MVATRRAKRAASSASKRTGYVFCLLLAAQYGLQPFLKVFIADGVNKVSLVLGTELAKVLIGVVGMLLDGSLASNFAGWNPRGAAFAVIPSLIYAAQNYLLVFGYQSMDSITFNCLNQSKLVSTALCLYLLFGTKQSVVQMVALAGLLVAGVMLQDGGGDGGSSSKGTSSSDAKLAVGVAAVIAASALSGVASAACQYAMQRIGTPAPIFTLEMAFVAIPALLVSQAGLIAEDPAVLFRGWDARTLIPVFASAFGGICVGQVTKNLGGIAKGFAIVGGLVLTGLAQGVQEGRWLETRTLVALVLVVSCVWAHNTHPPAKPKSKRQ; from the coding sequence ATGGTGgccacgcgacgcgcgaagcgcgcggccaGCTCCGCCTCCAAGAGGACCGGCTACGTTTTCTGCCTACTCCTCGCTGCACAGTACGGCCTGCAGCCGTTCCTCAAGGTGTTCATCGCCGACGGGGTCAACAAGGTTTCGCTCGTGCTCGGCACCGAGCTGGCCAAGGtcctcatcggcgtcgtcggcatgctcctcgacggcagcctcgcgtcgaacTTCGCGGGATGGAATCCAAGAGGtgcggcgttcgcggtgaTCCCGTCGCTGATATACGCGGCGCAGAACTACCTGCTGGTGTTTGGGTACCAGAGCATGGACAGCATCACTTTCAACTGCCTCAACCAGTCGAAGCTGGTGTCAACCGCGCTGTGCCTGTACCTCCTGTTCGGGACCAAGCAGAGCGTCGTGCAGATGGTTGCGCTCGCGGGATtactcgtcgcgggcgtgaTGCTccaagacggcggcggcgacggcgggtcaTCGTCCAAGGGTACGTCGTCGTCAgacgccaagctcgccgtcggcgtcgccgccgtgatcgccgcgagcgccctctCCGGCgtggcctccgcggcgtgccAATACGCCATGCAGCGCATCGGGACCCCAGCTCCCATTTTCACGCTGGAGATGGCGTTCGTCGCCATCCCGGCCCTGCTCGTGTCGCAGGCTGGTctcatcgccgaggacccGGCTGTTTTATTCCGGGGCTGGGACGCGCGCACTCTGATCCCGgtgttcgcgtcggcgttcgGCGGCATCTGCGTGGGGCAGGTGACGAAAAACCTGGGGGGAATAGCGAAGGGGTTCGCGATCGTTGGCGGCTTGGTGCTTACGGGTTTGGCGCAGGGTGTCCAGGAGGGCAGGTGGCTGGAGACGAGGACCCTCGTGGCGCTGGTGCTGGTGGTGAGCTGCGTCTGGGCGCACAACACCCACCCGCCGGCCAAGCCCAAGAGTAAGCGCCAGTAG
- a CDS encoding predicted protein — MLIAFLLVVLAASVGAARESRETFQEEALVRPLPDGRIAFVAHFRQETSLVARHHETFPKAIAQIARATGVADAELSFTQGRWMYRRWGRPPVGAKPIGAELWAAFAAESDEVADEGWANLTAMFGGQFCASLSALRDEQVVVEPALVFRPWDGSARVDRDGISSDNRRRHGSLPAEAVCTENLTPWLKLLPCRDRAGIAALLGSRSSVFGAEYVSFTARVRVRGDALELTQSATLVVDANKIAREPEGGHRLTSLLGVDRGGGANGIRACAAATSTAVHVQTKGGTAFAFGGRKVHTAVADEGRRVDTAVAADEASRPAWLSWDVSAAEDFDVAVRPGGGDEGTVAPELYAERVVTGSGYHRGGISIELRRPEGSKSASGTRARLFQTLPWYVRVFIHTLAVEMDGVPVPVPTSGADVGANGGAVEALRWVPGVDRRRPSTMELQVLMPASASVARVSFKFEKAFLRISEFPPDANRGFDLPAALLSLPPVSPRDGHEFGESRLLDLVEGVASEVGDTHSEGVYMQGALLTLPTPDFSMPFNVTTMVCTLMSLLAGALLTTLTRRPGWEGFGKLKAEQRKRLKSLEKEARKARAGKSE; from the coding sequence atgcTCATCGCCTTTCTCCTCGTGGTACTCGCTGCGTCGgtgggggcggcgcgcgagtccCGCGAGACGTTCCAAGAGGAGGCACTCGTTCGCCCGCTCCCCGATGGGCGGATCGCGTTCGTCGCTCACTTCCGGCAGGAGACGTCGCTCGTGGCGCGGCACCACGAGACGTTTCCCAAGGCGATCGCGcagatcgcgcgcgccacgggggttgccgacgcggagctgTCGTTCACGCAGGGCCGATGGATGTACCGCCGGTGGGGACGACCCCCGGTCGGGGCCAAGCCAATCGGAGCCGAGCTCTGGGCGGCGTTCGCAGCCGAGTCCGACGAGGTGGCCGACGAGGGTTGGGCGAACCTGACGGCCATGTTCGGCGGGCAGTTTTGCGCCTCACTGAgcgccctgcgcgacgagCAGGTCGTGGTGGAGCCCGCGCTGGTGTTCCGCCCGTGGGAcggctccgcgcgcgtcgatcgcgatgGCATCTCGTCCGACAACAGGCGCAGGCACGGATCGCTCCCGGCGGAGGCTGTCTGCACCGAGAACCTCACGCCGTGGCTCAAGCTCCTCCCGTGCAGGGACCGCGCGGGTATCGCCGCCCTGCTCGGGTCCAGATCATCCGTCTTCGGCGCCGAGTACGTCTCGTTCAcggcgcgcgttcgggtcaggggcgacgcgctggagtTGACGCAGTCGGCCACGCTCGTCGTGGATGCAAACAAAATCGCGAGGGAACCGGAGGGGGGGCACCGGCTGACCTCCCTGCTCGGGGTCGAtcggggaggaggcgcgaaCGGGATCcgggcgtgcgccgcggcgacgtccacggccgTGCACGTGCAGACGAAGGGAGGgaccgcgttcgcgttcggGGGCAGGAAGGTGCACACGGctgtcgccgacgaggggaGGAGGGtcgacacagctgtcgccgccgacgaagcgTCGAGACCCGCGTGGCTCTCGTGGGAcgtgtcggcggcggaagaTTTCGACGTGGCGGTGCGTCCGGGCGGTGGGGACGAGGGGACCGTCGCTCCGGAGCTGTACGCCGAGCGGGTGGTGACGGGCAGCGGGTACCACCGCGGGGGAATATCCATCGAGCTGAGGCGGCCAGAGGGTTCAAAGTCGGCGAGCgggactcgcgcgcggctgtTCCAGACCCTTCCGTGGTACGTGCGCGTGTTCATCCACACGCTCGCCGTGGAGATGgacggcgtccccgtccccgtgcCCACGTCCGGGGCGGACGTTGGGGCGAACGgtggcgcggtggaggcgttGCGGTGGGTCCCCGGCGTGGAcaggcggcgtccgtcgacgatggaGCTCCAGGTGCTGatgccggcgtcggcgtcggtggcgagggTATCGTTCAAGTTCGAGAAAGCCTTCCTTCGCATCAGCGAGTTCCCGCCGGACGCTAACCGTGGGTTCGAcctgcccgcggcgctcctctccCTGCCGCCCGTCTCGCCCCGGGACGGGCACGAGTTCGGGGAGTCGCGCCTCCTGGACCtggtcgagggcgtcgcgtccgaggtCGGGGACACGCACTCGGAGGGGGTGTACATGCAGGGCGCGCTCCTCACGCTTCCCACGCCGGACTTCTCCATGCCGTTCAACGTCACGACGATGGTGTGCACGCTCATGTCGCTGCTCGCCGGTGCGCTGCTCACGACGCTGACGCGAAGGCCGGGGTGGGAGGGTTTCGGGAAGCTCAAAGCGGAGCAGCGGAAGCGGCTCAAGTcgctggagaaggaggcgaggaaggcCCGGGCGGGTAAGTCGGAgtga
- a CDS encoding predicted protein translates to MPPKKKESHAKRMAAQMKKRQEGNKTSGVREAAQVANKSDGRIDAREGMATTVFTVESLGLKSTYTGPTKKKGKGKQGTYRRAATTVLAGEAKYDVERRVRDARRALCSDPPAFEEMRCADFDLTRGAVTLMPARPKWDYELKRGKLHSRERKAFVRWISGVKNRLREEGRGYAPAFEQNIEVWRQLWRVLERADVAVLVVDARHPLLHTPPALYAHVARRLRKPLVLVLNKVDAIPRRAAEEWGRHLLAALPGVDDVVGFTSKDGGGGAGGQKEVRKRIGMPAEGTTGGAREKVSRRELALDSKLADAHLLLLSDDSGDDSGADSDPYASESDAEDVTNGDVTGGDVNPTPWRLRVGTNALLRVCTRLAAKGKRVAVKKAEAAAEAAAAAAEDAAEEAEAKAAAREQPKEEYEDQYGDSDDDEHDDEVAAAALQAEEEEATAAKDGRVMIGLVGHPNVGKSSMVNYILGRKAVSVKATPGHTKTLQTLILDDDTCLCDSPGLVFPRIDIGLAEQIIGGLVPLPIVREPYSAVRWLAELKERTGARWSAMAADSSMSHQDKALANALAATVDKALKIPQVTEFDPEILQITGAEDVLNETLPWSPMSLLHQYAKVRGFAHRGGDPDEHTAGNTVLSLVLEGRLPYAVPPPEGEPVIGVHVGADGRPVTHAFDKYADSEAAVGGAGGDVSDEDIPDDDDDDDDDDEDQVINPFRLLGIDAEGESQYGSGDIDDGGAGRFKMKGLDGKGAAASYFGRGGGGGMASMFLTEDDLKESKKGTRTKKGR, encoded by the exons ATGCCtcccaagaagaaggagtcGCACGCCAAGCGCATGGCCGCGCAG ATGAAGAAGCGCCAGGAGGGTAACAAGACgagcggcgtgcgcgaggcCGCGCAGGTTGCCAACAAGAGCGACGGTcgcatcgacgcgcgcgaggggatGGCCACCACCGTGTTCACCGTCGAGTCCCTCGGCCTCAAGAGCACCTACACCGGgccgacgaagaagaagggcaaggGCAAACAGGGGACGTacaggcgcgcggcgacgaccgttCTCGCGGGTGAGGCCAAgtacgacgtcgagcgcagggtacgggacgcgcggcgcgcgctttGCTCGGATCCCCCCGCGTTTGAGGAGATGCGTTGCGCCGACTTTGACctgacccgcggcgcggtgaccttGATGCCCGCCAGGCCCAAGTGGGACTACGAGCTCAAGCGCGGTAAGCTCCACTCCCGCGAGCGCAAGGCGTTCGTCCGGTGGATCTCCGGCGTGAAGAATCGGCTGAGGGAGGAAGGGCGGGGGTACGCGCCCGCGTTTGAGCAGAACATCGAGGTGTGGCGCCAGCTGTGGCGCGTCCTCGAGAGGGCCGACGTGGCCGTgctcgtcgtggacgcgcggcACCCGCTGTTGCacaccccgcccgcgttgtACGCCCACGTCGCCAGGAGGCTCCGCAAACCCCTCGTGCTCGTGCTGAACAAGGTGGACGCCAttccgaggagggcggcggaggagtggGGCCggcacctcctcgccgcgttgccgggcgtggacgacgtggtGGGATTCACGTccaaggacggcggcggcggggcgggcgggcaGAAGGAGGTGAGGAAACGCATAGGCATGCCCGCGGAGGGTacgacgggcggcgccagGGAGAAAGTCTCGAGACGGGAGCTCGCTTTGGACTCGAAACTGGCGGATGCGCACCTGCTCCTGCTCAGCGACGATTCCGGAGACGACTCCGGAGCCGACTCTGACCCGTACGCGTCCGAatccgacgccgaggacgtcacGAACGGtgacgtcaccggcggtgACGTGAACCCCACGCCGTGGAGACTCCGCGTCGGAACCaacgcgctgctccgcgtgTGCACGCGGCTCGCCGCTAAGGGTAAGCGGGTGGCGGTGAAAAAAGCAGAGGCGGCtgcggaagccgcggcggccgccgcggaggatgccgccgaggaggccgaggccaaggcggccgcgagggagcaACCGAAGGAGGAGTACGAGGACCAGTACGGGGActccgacgatgacgagcacgacgacgaagtGGCCGCCGCTGCGCTgcaggctgaggaggaggaggcgaccgcggctAAGGACGGGAGGGTCATGATCGGCTTGGTGGGCCACCCCAACGTGGGGAAATCCTCGATGGTGAACTACATACTGGGGCGTAAAGCCGTCAGCGTCAAGGCCACCCCGGGACACACCAAGACGCTGCAGACGCTcatcctggacgacgacacgTGCCTCTGCGACTCACCCGGCCTGGTGTTTCCCAGGATAGACATCGGCCTGGCGGAACAGATCATCGGCGGGTTGGTCCCGCTGCCGATTGTGAGGGAGCCCTACAGCGCCGTGCGCTGGCTCGCCGAGCTAAAGGAACGCACGGGCGCCAGGTggtcggcgatggccgcggatAGCTCCATGTCCCACCAGGACAAGGCCTTGGCCAAcgctctcgccgcgacggtcgatAAGGCTCTCAAGATCCCCCAGGTCACAGAGTTTGACCCGGAGATTTTACAAAtcacgggcgcggaggatgtcTTAAACGAGACGCTCCCGTGGTCCCCGATGTCGCTCCTGCACCAGTACGCCAAAGTGCGGGGTTTCGCGCACAGGGGCGGCGACCCCGACGAGCACACCGCCGGCAACACGGTGCTATCCCTGGTCCTCGAAGGCAGGCTCCCCTACGCGGTGCCGCCCCCCGAGGGTGAGCCCGTTATAGGCGTtcacgtcggcgccgacggccgacCGGTGACCCACGCGTTCGACAAGTACGCCGACTCGGAAGCCGCGGTGGGTGGTGCGGGCGGTGACGTGTCCGACGAGGACattcccgacgacgacgacgacgacgacgacgacgacgaggaccagGTGATTAACCCGTTTCGGCTGCTGGGtatcgacgccgagggggAATCGCAGTACGGGTCTggcgacatcgacgacggcggcgcgggtcggtTCAAGATGAAGGGACTGGACGGGAagggcgcggccgcgagctacttcgggcggggcggcggtgggggcaTGGCGTCGATGTTTCTCACGGAGGATGACCTCAAGGAGAGCAAGAAGGGGACGCGCACGAAGAAGGGGCGATAG
- a CDS encoding predicted protein yields the protein MSVVTSSVANLKPAARVSPRVASRRSSVTVRNATIGDKFGDAANKLKKSIPNVKLPDVPNVKLPDVKVPVPGEKRSPGYVPAGTGEKLYVGQGKYIEADKDGFVQKTGRDSQLVGGFAGGEKGFWKYREILEDDPTIVKKKETKIPGVRKGTKEVNLAKDFGGLAGGFPGGEVGVKAYNATGNIPTRDAPPTIGWGPPVLLLAAIGAAGYYLNPGDPVEEFNTAVSSVEGAKATIDASLSPEQENLVLEGAGVALAVLLGSSVVGSAVKKVGEGLGNVLKTGLLGAAALGVAGKILEIW from the coding sequence ATGTCGGTCGTCACCTCCTCTGTCGCGAACCtcaagcccgcggcgcgcgtctcgccccgcgtcgcgtcccgccgTTCGTCCGTCACCGTTCGCAACGCCACCATCGGCGACAagttcggcgacgccgcgaacaagCTCAAGAAGTCCATCCCCAACGTCAAGCTCCCGGACGTTCCCAACGTCAAGCTCCCGGACGTCAAGGTCCCGGTGCCCGGTGAGAAGCGATCGCCGGGGTACGTCCCCGCGGGCACCGGCGAGAAGCTCTACGTCGGGCAGGGGAAGTACATCGAGGCGGACAAGGACGGCTTCGTCCAGAAAACCGGACGCGACTCTCAGCTCGTGGGAGGtttcgcgggcggcgagaaggGCTTCTGGAAGTAccgcgagatcctcgaggacgacccgacgatcgtcaagaagaaggagacgAAGATCCCGGGCGTCCGCAAGGGTACCAAGGAGGTCAACCTCGCGAAGGATttcggcgggctcgcggggggctttcccggcggcgaggtcggcgtcAAGGCGTACAACGCCACCGGGAACATTCCCACCCGggacgcgcccccgacgatCGGCTGGGGTCCCCCGGTgctgctcctcgccgccatcggagCCGCGGGCTACTACCTAAACCCCGGGGATCCGGTGGAGGAGTTCAACACCGCGGTGTCCAGCGTGGAGGGCGCCAAGGCTaccatcgacgcgtcgctgTCGCCGGAGCAGGAGAACCTGGTGTTGGAGggtgccggcgtcgcgctcgcggtcctTCTCGGGTCTTCCGTCGTGGGTAGCGCGGTGAAGAAGGTCGGGGAGGGACTCGGGAACGTTCTCAAGACCGGACTGCTCGGAGCAGCCGCGCTCGGGGTGGCTGGTAAGATTTTGGAAATCTGGTAA